A genomic stretch from Rhodomicrobium vannielii ATCC 17100 includes:
- the glyA gene encoding serine hydroxymethyltransferase: MSTASSAVASFFSAPLSDADPDIYKVLGRELERQRDEIELIASENYVSRAVIEAAGSVLTNKYAEGYPGKRYYGGCHEVDVAEELAIARAKQLFGCDFANVQPHSGSQANQGVFLAVLKPGDTILGMGIDMGGHLTHGAAPNQSGKWFNAIHYGVRREDSTIDYEQVERLAKEHKPKLIIAGGSAYARQFDFKRFREIADEVGALLLVDMAHFAGLVAGGQHPSPFPHAHFATTTTHKTLRGPRGAIILTNDADLAKKVNSAIFPGLQGGPLMHIIAAKAVAFGEALKPEFKQYAKAVVDNAKALGASLKEGGVDLVSGGTDNHLLLVDLRPKGLTGKAVEAALGHAHITVNKNGVPYDTEKPTITSGIRVGSPAGTTRGFGVAEFSKIGGLIVDVLEGLKTGGDAATKAQEKVKAEALALCERFPIYPGIKA, translated from the coding sequence ATGTCCACCGCATCTTCCGCCGTCGCATCGTTTTTTTCCGCGCCGCTTTCCGACGCCGATCCCGACATCTATAAAGTGCTCGGCCGCGAGCTTGAACGACAGCGCGATGAAATCGAGCTGATCGCGTCCGAAAACTATGTATCCCGCGCCGTGATCGAGGCCGCAGGGTCGGTTCTCACCAACAAATATGCGGAAGGCTATCCGGGCAAGCGCTACTACGGCGGCTGCCATGAAGTCGACGTGGCCGAGGAACTCGCCATCGCCCGCGCCAAGCAGCTTTTCGGCTGCGACTTCGCGAATGTGCAGCCTCATTCCGGCAGCCAGGCCAATCAGGGCGTGTTTCTCGCGGTCCTGAAGCCCGGCGACACGATCCTCGGCATGGGCATCGACATGGGCGGCCATCTCACCCACGGCGCCGCGCCGAACCAGTCGGGCAAGTGGTTCAACGCCATTCATTACGGCGTGCGCCGCGAGGACAGCACCATCGATTACGAGCAGGTCGAGCGCCTCGCGAAGGAGCACAAGCCGAAGCTCATCATCGCGGGCGGGTCCGCCTATGCGCGCCAGTTCGATTTCAAGCGCTTCCGCGAGATCGCGGACGAAGTGGGTGCGCTGCTCCTTGTCGACATGGCGCATTTCGCCGGGCTCGTCGCGGGCGGCCAGCATCCAAGCCCGTTCCCGCACGCGCATTTCGCCACGACCACCACGCACAAAACGTTGCGCGGTCCGCGTGGCGCGATCATCCTGACGAATGACGCCGACCTCGCGAAGAAGGTCAATTCGGCGATCTTCCCCGGCCTTCAGGGCGGCCCGCTGATGCACATCATCGCCGCGAAGGCGGTGGCGTTCGGCGAAGCGCTGAAGCCGGAATTCAAGCAATACGCGAAGGCCGTGGTCGACAACGCGAAGGCGCTCGGCGCGAGCCTGAAGGAAGGCGGCGTCGATCTCGTCTCCGGCGGCACCGACAATCACCTGCTGCTCGTCGACCTGCGCCCCAAGGGCCTCACCGGCAAGGCTGTGGAAGCGGCCCTCGGGCACGCCCACATTACTGTCAACAAGAACGGCGTTCCCTACGATACCGAGAAGCCGACAATCACCTCCGGCATTCGCGTCGGCTCACCGGCTGGCACCACGCGCGGCTTCGGCGTCGCCGAGTTCTCGAAGATCGGCGGGCTGATCGTCGATGTGCTGGAAGGCCTGAAGACTGGCGGCGATGCTGCCACCAAGGCACAAGAGAAGGTCAAGGCCGAGGCGCTGGCGCTGTGCGAGCGCTTCCCGATCTATCCGGGCATCAAGGCGTAA
- a CDS encoding septal ring lytic transglycosylase RlpA family protein, whose protein sequence is MNNVKRIRAVVLMAAMSLASQQAFAECGIASTYSEGSRTANGEAYNHMGISAAHKTLPFGSRVVVRNQRTGRSITVRINDRGPFVGGRIIDLSTGAKNALGMDGLAPVCLEVVSFGSSRTVKSAELREPVEMVRSSNTRTVRVRNSRSAKAGGKARYAKSGKRSRHAGSGRRRVASR, encoded by the coding sequence ATGAACAACGTGAAGCGTATCCGTGCGGTTGTCCTGATGGCTGCGATGTCTCTTGCCAGCCAGCAAGCGTTTGCCGAGTGCGGCATTGCCTCCACCTACTCGGAGGGCTCGCGCACCGCGAACGGGGAAGCCTACAATCACATGGGCATTTCCGCAGCTCACAAGACCCTGCCGTTCGGCTCACGCGTCGTGGTCCGCAATCAGCGGACCGGACGCAGCATTACCGTGCGGATCAACGACCGTGGTCCATTCGTGGGCGGGCGCATCATCGACCTGTCCACCGGCGCGAAGAACGCGCTCGGCATGGACGGTCTGGCGCCGGTTTGCCTCGAAGTCGTGAGCTTTGGCAGTAGCCGCACCGTTAAAAGCGCGGAACTCCGCGAGCCTGTCGAAATGGTCCGGTCAAGCAATACCCGCACAGTGCGGGTTCGCAATAGTCGATCCGCCAAGGCGGGCGGCAAGGCGCGTTACGCGAAGTCTGGCAAGCGGTCGCGTCATGCGGGCAGCGGACGGCGCAGGGTCGCCTCCCGCTAA
- a CDS encoding DNA/RNA non-specific endonuclease: protein MPLLRRAQALLILLFAALALGQYATPGQAQERGCDAQLYRGGFPAIKSEQLARETYGLCFSEIAVLYSGVSRTPLWAAEMLTPARVAAAKTLTRVSSNAFHDETMLPSEVRAELADYKRSGFDRGHMAPNGDMSTRKAQEESFSLANMIPQHPCNNEVLWEGIESAVRDIAESETVYVVTGPAFLGSELESLKGRVLVPTHVFKAIYVPSRNAAAAFFAPNDDSQAWETLSIDELEAKVGVDVFPQLDGAVRRRAMILPRPTPHYGCRLQTSEAAGRRR, encoded by the coding sequence ATGCCATTGCTTCGCCGCGCGCAGGCGCTTTTGATCCTCCTCTTCGCGGCTCTTGCCCTCGGACAGTACGCGACACCGGGGCAGGCGCAGGAAAGAGGCTGCGACGCGCAGCTTTATCGCGGTGGCTTCCCCGCCATCAAAAGCGAGCAACTCGCGCGGGAAACCTACGGCCTGTGCTTCTCCGAAATCGCGGTGCTTTATTCGGGCGTATCGCGGACGCCGCTCTGGGCGGCCGAGATGCTGACGCCCGCTCGTGTCGCCGCCGCCAAGACCCTCACGCGCGTCAGCTCGAACGCCTTCCACGACGAGACGATGCTCCCGTCGGAGGTTCGAGCCGAGCTTGCGGACTACAAGCGCAGCGGCTTCGACCGGGGCCATATGGCGCCCAACGGCGATATGTCGACGCGGAAGGCGCAGGAGGAGTCGTTCTCGCTGGCGAACATGATCCCGCAGCACCCCTGTAACAACGAGGTGCTATGGGAGGGCATCGAGTCTGCCGTGCGGGATATCGCGGAGAGCGAGACGGTGTATGTCGTCACTGGCCCGGCCTTCCTCGGCTCGGAACTCGAAAGCCTGAAGGGCCGCGTGCTGGTGCCGACGCATGTCTTCAAGGCGATCTATGTGCCGTCGCGCAACGCGGCAGCCGCGTTTTTCGCGCCGAACGACGATAGTCAGGCCTGGGAAACGCTGTCCATCGACGAGCTTGAAGCGAAGGTTGGTGTCGACGTTTTCCCGCAACTTGACGGCGCGGTGCGCCGGCGTGCTATGATCCTGCCAAGGCCAACGCCGCACTACGGATGCCGGCTCCAGACCTCCGAGGCCGCCGGCCGGAGACGATGA
- a CDS encoding patatin-like phospholipase family protein, with protein MPPFFAIRAGVTARVSVLAAAAVCLGAAVALSGCAGLSIRNAPINSALTDSAEAAETGDFVQSASPAGTGDTSDTVIGLSFSGGGTRASAFAFGVIQELARTEARSKVGSQSLIDQVSLVSGVSGGSVTAAYFALKGRDTLSDFRKRFLVQDVEASLSTSVNLPNLMLLAKGGVNDRSGLPTWLEKNLFRGATFGDVMRPGRPQLWINASDIYNRTTFIYNPTNFGALCSDLRRYPLSEAVAASAAVPFVFAPIVIENYADRCRFDMPDWTYSADRAGAPAILRASAGALKRYREKTDVQFVKLLDGGMTDNLGLSGFVLELAAATKPYEPLTPKQVVNLKRFLFVVVDAGRPPGGDLAKSAESPELMDLIQAVSDTAVDANVRAAYDAFVAQMENWRDRMIEYRCGLTPPEVVSYRGTTEGWDCRDLTLTVSKVSFDQMREASVRARLEKIPTRFKLPKDDVDLLISSAGSLLRQNPGYREFMATF; from the coding sequence TTGCCGCCGTTTTTTGCCATTCGTGCCGGAGTTACCGCGCGGGTTAGCGTCCTTGCCGCAGCCGCTGTGTGTCTTGGAGCCGCTGTCGCGCTTTCGGGCTGCGCCGGGCTCAGCATCCGCAATGCCCCGATCAACTCGGCGCTGACCGACAGCGCGGAAGCCGCCGAGACGGGCGATTTTGTCCAGTCCGCGAGCCCGGCCGGCACAGGCGACACCTCCGACACGGTGATCGGCCTCAGCTTCTCGGGCGGCGGCACACGTGCCAGCGCTTTCGCCTTCGGCGTGATTCAGGAACTCGCCCGGACGGAAGCGCGCTCGAAGGTCGGATCGCAGTCGCTCATCGATCAGGTTTCGCTCGTCTCGGGCGTGTCGGGCGGGTCCGTCACGGCGGCCTATTTCGCGCTCAAGGGGCGGGATACGCTCTCCGATTTCCGCAAGCGCTTTCTGGTGCAGGATGTCGAGGCTTCGCTTTCGACCTCCGTCAACCTGCCGAACCTGATGCTGCTTGCGAAGGGCGGTGTCAACGACCGGTCGGGTCTGCCGACGTGGCTCGAAAAGAATCTTTTCCGCGGCGCAACCTTCGGCGACGTGATGCGCCCCGGCCGCCCGCAGCTCTGGATCAACGCGTCCGACATCTATAACCGCACGACCTTCATCTATAACCCGACGAACTTCGGCGCGCTCTGCTCGGACCTGCGCCGCTACCCGCTTTCCGAAGCCGTGGCTGCGTCGGCGGCGGTGCCGTTCGTGTTCGCGCCGATCGTGATCGAGAATTACGCCGACCGTTGCCGCTTCGACATGCCGGACTGGACCTATTCGGCAGATCGCGCGGGCGCTCCGGCGATCCTGCGCGCGTCGGCGGGGGCGCTGAAGCGCTACCGCGAGAAGACCGACGTGCAGTTCGTGAAGCTCCTCGACGGCGGCATGACGGACAATCTCGGCCTCTCGGGCTTCGTGCTCGAACTCGCGGCCGCGACGAAACCTTACGAGCCGTTGACGCCGAAGCAGGTGGTGAACCTCAAGCGCTTCCTGTTCGTGGTGGTCGATGCGGGCCGCCCGCCCGGAGGCGATCTCGCGAAAAGCGCCGAGTCGCCCGAGCTGATGGACCTCATTCAGGCCGTGTCCGATACGGCGGTCGACGCGAATGTGCGCGCGGCCTACGACGCCTTCGTCGCGCAAATGGAAAACTGGCGCGACCGCATGATCGAATATCGCTGCGGACTGACGCCGCCCGAGGTGGTCTCGTATCGTGGCACGACGGAAGGCTGGGATTGTCGCGACCTCACGCTGACCGTGTCGAAGGTGAGCTTCGACCAGATGCGCGAGGCGTCCGTGCGTGCGCGGCTCGAAAAGATCCCGACGCGCTTCAAGCTGCCGAAGGACGACGTCGATTTGCTCATCTCGTCGGCGGGGAGCCTGCTCCGGCAGAACCCCGGCTATCGCGAGTTCATGGCGACGTTTTAG
- a CDS encoding LutC/YkgG family protein: MAEKVSTEKTVSARDAIMSSVRKGLGVRGDEPGRRGVVQTRLRNPVANLIPERARGTKPELVKQFQTMLENGGTGVVRVRTYKGVPEAVASALRERNLPSRVRLGGDPFFRTFEAEPGLLEILGGAAEATDLVGLSHAFAGAAETGTLFLASGPDNPSTLNFLPEHHFVLIDASDVFGSYEECWAKLRGVLGAGVMPRTVNLISGASRTADIEQTIVKGAHGPKSLVVFIVGSARE, translated from the coding sequence ATGGCTGAAAAAGTCTCGACTGAAAAGACGGTAAGCGCGCGCGATGCGATCATGTCCAGCGTGCGCAAGGGGCTTGGCGTGCGCGGTGACGAGCCGGGGCGGCGCGGCGTCGTGCAGACACGGCTCCGCAATCCCGTCGCGAACCTCATACCGGAGCGCGCCAGAGGCACAAAGCCGGAACTCGTGAAGCAGTTCCAGACCATGCTCGAAAATGGCGGCACTGGCGTCGTTCGCGTCCGCACCTACAAGGGCGTGCCGGAAGCGGTCGCATCCGCGCTTCGCGAGCGCAATTTGCCGAGCCGCGTGCGCCTTGGCGGCGACCCCTTCTTCAGGACGTTCGAGGCCGAGCCGGGCCTGCTCGAAATCCTCGGCGGCGCGGCGGAGGCAACCGACCTCGTGGGCCTCAGCCATGCCTTCGCGGGCGCGGCGGAAACCGGCACGTTGTTCCTCGCGTCCGGGCCGGACAACCCGTCGACGCTGAACTTTCTGCCCGAGCATCATTTCGTGCTGATCGACGCCAGCGACGTCTTCGGGTCGTATGAGGAGTGCTGGGCGAAGCTGCGGGGCGTTCTCGGCGCGGGCGTGATGCCGCGCACGGTGAACCTCATCAGCGGCGCGTCGCGCACTGCCGACATCGAGCAGACCATCGTCAAAGGCGCGCACGGCCCGAAGAGCCTTGTGGTGTTCATCGTTGGCTCCGCGCGCGAGTAG
- a CDS encoding LutB/LldF family L-lactate oxidation iron-sulfur protein, producing MEQMSLHFRENAARALADPQLQRALGNVKTGFILKRAAARAALPEFDALRDEATAIKTHVIDHLDIYLEEYERRVLASGGHVHWARDAAEARDIVLAICREAGAKTVTKGKSMVSEEIGLNAALEAANIRPVETDLGEYIIQLRRETPSHIIAPAVHLNRDQIEGDFRAAHVDLPPERDLSQIVELVGEARTVLRQQFLAADVGITGANFLIAETGSSVIVTNEGNGDLTQLLPRTHIVIASLEKLVPTLEDASTILRVLARSATGQEMTSYTTFSTGPRRDDDPDGPDAYHVVLLDNGRSEMLGTEFQDMLRCIRCGACLNHCPVYAAVGGHAYGSVYPGPMGAVLTPQLTGIHDAAHLPNASTFCGRCQAVCPMHIPLPKMMRHWRERDFAAQSALATPKLAIRAWAWFARRPGFYRFATAAQGRLLSLLPRSILAKLPLGKGWTPYRVLPKPAPRPFLAQWQAREQEKLRRERPRHG from the coding sequence ATGGAACAGATGAGCCTGCATTTCCGGGAAAACGCCGCGCGCGCCCTCGCCGATCCCCAGCTTCAGCGCGCTTTGGGCAACGTGAAGACAGGCTTCATCCTGAAGCGCGCGGCGGCTCGTGCTGCGCTCCCGGAGTTCGACGCGCTGCGCGACGAGGCGACCGCGATCAAGACTCACGTCATCGACCATCTCGACATTTACCTTGAGGAATATGAGCGCCGCGTGCTGGCCTCGGGCGGTCACGTCCACTGGGCGAGAGACGCAGCGGAGGCGCGCGACATCGTGCTCGCCATCTGCCGCGAGGCCGGTGCGAAGACCGTCACCAAGGGCAAGTCGATGGTGTCGGAGGAGATCGGCCTGAACGCCGCGCTCGAAGCGGCGAACATCCGGCCCGTGGAAACCGACCTCGGCGAATACATCATCCAGCTACGCCGCGAGACGCCGAGCCACATCATCGCGCCCGCCGTACACCTGAACCGCGACCAGATCGAGGGCGACTTCCGCGCCGCGCATGTGGACCTGCCGCCGGAGCGCGACCTTTCGCAGATCGTCGAACTCGTCGGCGAGGCGCGAACCGTGCTCCGCCAGCAATTTCTCGCCGCCGACGTGGGCATCACGGGCGCGAACTTTCTCATCGCGGAGACCGGCAGTTCGGTGATCGTAACGAACGAGGGCAATGGCGACCTGACCCAGCTTCTGCCGCGCACGCATATCGTCATCGCGAGCCTCGAAAAGCTGGTGCCGACGCTCGAAGACGCGTCCACCATTCTGCGCGTGCTCGCCCGCTCCGCCACCGGGCAGGAGATGACGAGCTACACGACCTTCTCCACCGGCCCGCGCCGCGATGACGACCCCGATGGGCCGGACGCCTATCACGTCGTGCTGCTCGACAATGGCCGCTCGGAGATGCTCGGCACCGAGTTTCAGGACATGCTGCGCTGCATCCGCTGCGGTGCCTGCCTCAACCACTGCCCGGTCTACGCGGCGGTCGGCGGGCACGCTTATGGCTCAGTCTATCCCGGGCCGATGGGCGCGGTGCTGACGCCGCAACTCACTGGCATCCACGACGCGGCACACCTGCCGAATGCGTCAACCTTCTGCGGGCGCTGTCAGGCTGTGTGTCCGATGCATATCCCGCTGCCGAAGATGATGCGCCACTGGCGCGAGCGCGATTTCGCGGCCCAGTCAGCGCTTGCCACGCCGAAACTCGCGATCAGGGCCTGGGCCTGGTTCGCGAGGCGACCGGGATTTTACCGTTTCGCCACCGCAGCGCAGGGGCGTCTGCTCTCGCTGCTCCCCCGCTCGATACTGGCGAAGCTACCGCTTGGCAAGGGCTGGACGCCCTATCGTGTCCTGCCGAAGCCTGCCCCGCGCCCCTTCCTCGCGCAATGGCAAGCGCGGGAGCAGGAAAAGCTGCGCCGGGAAAGGCCACGTCATGGCTGA
- a CDS encoding Dps family protein, translating into MSDKYAAKRVVRAPEAQPHLDLDKGQETQPWGTLTDLPISLGENVRAQSIETLNQVLADTITLRDMYKKHHWQVSGPTFYQLHLLFDKHYGEQNELVDTIAERISGLGGVQVAMAPDVAEMTMIRRPPKGRENPAKQITRLLEAHRHILAEAREGAKIAAESGDDGTNDLLVSELIRLHELQVWFLSEHLVSARLD; encoded by the coding sequence ATGAGCGACAAATACGCAGCGAAGCGGGTTGTCCGCGCGCCCGAAGCGCAACCGCATCTCGATCTGGACAAGGGGCAGGAGACGCAACCCTGGGGAACGCTGACGGACCTTCCCATCTCGCTCGGCGAGAATGTGCGCGCGCAGAGCATCGAGACGCTGAACCAGGTGCTCGCCGACACGATCACGCTGCGCGACATGTACAAGAAACACCATTGGCAGGTGAGCGGCCCGACTTTTTACCAGCTCCATCTTCTTTTCGATAAGCACTATGGCGAGCAGAACGAGCTTGTCGATACCATCGCCGAGCGCATCAGCGGCCTTGGCGGCGTGCAGGTAGCGATGGCGCCCGATGTGGCCGAGATGACGATGATCCGCCGTCCGCCCAAGGGCCGCGAGAACCCCGCGAAGCAGATCACGCGTTTGCTGGAAGCGCATCGGCACATTCTGGCGGAAGCGCGCGAGGGGGCGAAAATTGCGGCCGAATCGGGCGACGACGGCACGAACGACCTTCTCGTCAGCGAGTTGATCCGCCTGCACGAACTGCAGGTGTGGTTCCTGTCTGAGCATCTCGTGTCGGCGCGCCTCGACTAG
- the mog gene encoding molybdopterin adenylyltransferase, with translation MIPIGIVTVSDRASQGVYRDEGGPAIEAWLSRVLVSPWRAESRLVPDDQPRVEAVLRALADDEGCALIVTTGGTGPAPRDVTPEATAAVCEKMLPGFGEMMRRESLNAVATAILSRQTAGIRGHSLIVNLPGKPAAIDVCLRAIMPAIPYCIDLIGGGRLETDPALCAAFRPR, from the coding sequence ATGATCCCTATCGGCATCGTCACCGTTTCGGACAGGGCATCGCAGGGCGTTTATCGCGACGAAGGCGGCCCCGCCATCGAGGCGTGGCTGTCGCGGGTGCTCGTCTCGCCGTGGCGGGCCGAGTCGCGCCTCGTGCCGGATGACCAACCGCGCGTCGAGGCGGTGTTACGGGCGCTTGCCGATGACGAAGGGTGCGCGCTCATCGTGACCACCGGCGGCACCGGCCCTGCTCCGCGCGACGTCACCCCGGAAGCGACCGCCGCCGTGTGCGAAAAGATGCTGCCGGGCTTCGGAGAAATGATGCGCCGCGAGAGCCTCAACGCCGTGGCGACCGCGATCCTGTCGCGGCAGACCGCAGGCATTCGCGGCCACTCGCTGATCGTGAACCTGCCCGGCAAGCCCGCCGCGATCGACGTTTGCCTTCGCGCCATCATGCCGGCGATCCCCTATTGCATCGATCTCATAGGCGGCGGACGCCTCGAAACGGACCCCGCTCTGTGCGCCGCCTTCCGCCCGCGCTGA
- a CDS encoding molybdenum cofactor biosynthesis protein MoaE: MIRVQTDIFDPGEEMAHLGRAAGTGAIATFVGLVRDEGGTLSALTLEHYPGMTERALAALAEEARGRWSVRDIRIVHRVGRMLPGEVIVFVGVAARHRADAFAACEFLIDRLKTDAPFWKFEERREGGRWVDAHQTDDVRAERWR, translated from the coding sequence ATGATCCGGGTCCAAACCGACATATTCGATCCGGGTGAAGAAATGGCCCACCTCGGCCGCGCGGCGGGGACAGGTGCGATTGCAACCTTTGTCGGCCTCGTCCGCGACGAAGGCGGCACCCTTTCCGCGCTGACGCTCGAACACTATCCCGGCATGACGGAGCGCGCGCTTGCCGCTCTCGCAGAGGAGGCGAGGGGGCGCTGGTCGGTCCGGGACATTCGCATCGTGCATCGCGTGGGCCGCATGCTGCCTGGCGAGGTCATCGTCTTTGTGGGGGTGGCGGCGCGGCATCGCGCGGACGCATTCGCGGCCTGCGAATTTCTCATCGACCGCCTCAAGACAGACGCGCCGTTCTGGAAGTTCGAGGAAAGACGTGAAGGTGGGCGCTGGGTTGATGCGCACCAGACCGATGATGTCCGCGCCGAGCGTTGGCGGTGA
- a CDS encoding glycosyltransferase family 61 protein, whose translation MVSLQYKGRIHRGKFTARSLRYILSDQAARLFPTLQRRWLLPVDSQPIWDVASGDVALPSVHVEATLPDVHRTLRLVPPTPLQLTDHIYTIEDVIVTGWAGAMMKDSLLLTVRPQHNWVSGLRARPHHLRTLSAERPWFNLMTPVPARGHIFHWLCNYILPLISYLESGRADETPGLLVNANPSPFQERTVAYLKERYGIDAIETLGPNEAARVPRLLADVPVPNSPRGLQSPLGLARLDDLGRFVAGGSERPDDPKRLYISRNDARLRRVLNEHELMPILRSFGFERVVLGKLPIERQVALFRNAEAVVAPHGAGLAHIAWAKPGTKVVEFFPDIDARGRRVKNATYNFWLISQLVGHDYGVYLAGPIETKADGFRIDEALLRDVLANATAVPASAPFGAPQS comes from the coding sequence ATGGTTTCCCTCCAGTACAAAGGCCGCATCCACCGTGGAAAGTTCACGGCGCGAAGCCTGCGCTATATCCTGTCGGATCAGGCCGCGCGGCTCTTCCCGACGCTCCAGCGCCGGTGGCTCCTGCCGGTCGACTCGCAGCCGATATGGGACGTCGCATCGGGCGATGTCGCCCTGCCGTCAGTCCATGTCGAGGCCACGCTTCCGGATGTGCACAGGACGCTGCGTCTCGTTCCGCCGACACCGCTGCAACTGACCGACCACATCTACACGATCGAGGACGTCATCGTAACGGGCTGGGCTGGCGCGATGATGAAGGACAGCCTGCTGCTCACGGTTCGGCCCCAGCACAATTGGGTGAGCGGCCTTCGCGCGCGTCCGCACCATCTGCGCACCCTCTCCGCCGAGCGCCCGTGGTTCAACCTGATGACGCCCGTGCCTGCGCGCGGCCACATCTTCCACTGGCTCTGCAATTATATCCTGCCCTTGATCTCTTACCTGGAAAGCGGGCGGGCAGATGAGACGCCGGGGCTTCTCGTCAACGCGAATCCGAGCCCGTTTCAGGAGCGCACCGTCGCTTATCTGAAAGAACGCTACGGGATCGATGCCATCGAGACACTAGGCCCCAATGAGGCGGCCAGGGTGCCGCGCCTTTTGGCGGACGTTCCGGTGCCCAACAGTCCGCGCGGACTTCAGTCGCCGCTGGGGCTCGCAAGGCTCGACGATCTCGGGCGGTTCGTCGCGGGCGGCTCTGAACGGCCCGACGATCCGAAGCGCCTCTACATCAGCCGCAACGATGCTCGCTTGCGACGCGTGCTGAACGAGCACGAGTTGATGCCGATTCTCAGGAGCTTCGGTTTCGAACGGGTCGTGCTCGGCAAGCTTCCCATAGAGCGGCAGGTGGCACTATTCCGCAATGCCGAGGCGGTCGTCGCACCGCACGGAGCAGGGCTTGCGCATATCGCCTGGGCGAAGCCGGGAACGAAGGTTGTCGAATTTTTCCCGGACATCGACGCGCGCGGACGACGGGTCAAAAATGCAACCTACAATTTCTGGCTCATTTCGCAGCTCGTCGGGCATGACTATGGCGTCTATCTCGCGGGCCCGATCGAGACGAAGGCGGACGGCTTCAGGATCGACGAGGCTCTCCTCCGCGACGTGCTGGCGAACGCCACGGCCGTTCCCGCCTCCGCGCCTTTCGGAGCGCCGCAGTCCTGA
- a CDS encoding DNA-3-methyladenine glycosylase family protein: MRFIRSDEDLAQHIAELVRVHPSFMPLKEAAGPVPVRWLDRGFKGLVFVITGQQISVAAGRAIFGRLEGALGDITAETLAAADDTILREAGYSRPKMRTLRALQEAALADGLDLVAIEAMDAERAIIKLSAIKGIGPWTAEVYLLFAAGHPDIFPAADVALQESMRLAFDLDARPSTQALREISDAWTPWRSAAARLLWAYYKVRKGGKLVTPV, encoded by the coding sequence ATGCGTTTCATCCGTTCGGACGAGGATCTCGCTCAACACATCGCAGAGCTGGTGCGTGTGCATCCTTCCTTCATGCCGCTCAAGGAGGCGGCGGGCCCGGTTCCCGTGCGCTGGCTGGACCGGGGCTTCAAGGGCCTCGTCTTCGTGATCACCGGGCAGCAGATTTCGGTCGCCGCGGGGCGCGCGATCTTCGGCAGGCTTGAGGGCGCGCTCGGCGACATTACCGCCGAAACGCTCGCGGCAGCGGACGACACGATCTTGCGCGAGGCGGGATATTCGAGGCCCAAGATGCGCACCTTGCGCGCGCTTCAGGAGGCGGCGCTGGCGGACGGCCTCGACCTCGTTGCCATCGAAGCGATGGACGCGGAGCGCGCTATCATCAAGCTTTCCGCGATCAAGGGGATCGGGCCATGGACGGCCGAAGTCTACCTGCTGTTCGCGGCGGGGCACCCCGACATTTTCCCGGCCGCCGATGTCGCGCTTCAGGAATCGATGCGGCTGGCGTTCGACCTCGATGCGCGGCCTTCGACGCAGGCGTTGCGTGAGATTTCGGATGCGTGGACGCCGTGGCGCAGCGCCGCCGCGCGGCTGCTGTGGGCGTATTACAAGGTGCGCAAGGGCGGGAAGCTCGTCACGCCGGTCTGA
- a CDS encoding TorF family putative porin: MSADLYSGGLKDGPVAVNPFTWSVWAGGTSDYIFRGISQNRRDGTLQGGADASYGIFYVGTALSGVNFDSTIAGGPDAHLEVDVYGGIKPVWNGITFDFGVISYNYPNQKNALPELNFVEFKAGASKTLFSDITGGVTFFYSPDYTGELGGALAIEGTLSKPIYKYSDVDFTLSGTVGYQTFEEDFAAPGVKLTDYTYGNVGVTATYKAFSLDLRYWNTTLDENEAPAAADVFQAGSAFVATAKVTY, translated from the coding sequence ATGTCGGCTGACCTGTACAGCGGTGGTCTGAAGGACGGCCCGGTTGCGGTCAACCCGTTCACGTGGTCGGTCTGGGCCGGCGGCACCAGCGACTATATCTTCCGCGGCATCTCGCAGAACCGCCGCGATGGCACGCTTCAGGGCGGCGCTGACGCTTCCTACGGCATCTTCTATGTCGGGACGGCGCTTTCGGGCGTGAACTTCGATTCCACCATTGCGGGTGGCCCGGACGCGCATCTCGAAGTGGACGTTTACGGCGGCATCAAGCCGGTGTGGAACGGCATCACCTTCGACTTCGGCGTGATCTCTTACAACTATCCGAATCAGAAGAACGCCCTTCCGGAACTGAACTTCGTGGAGTTCAAGGCCGGCGCGAGCAAGACCCTGTTCAGCGACATCACCGGCGGTGTGACGTTCTTCTACTCGCCTGACTACACGGGCGAACTCGGCGGCGCACTTGCCATCGAAGGCACGTTGTCGAAGCCGATCTACAAGTATTCCGACGTCGACTTCACGCTGAGCGGCACCGTCGGTTACCAGACGTTCGAAGAAGATTTTGCTGCGCCAGGCGTGAAGCTGACCGACTATACCTATGGCAACGTCGGCGTTACGGCGACCTACAAGGCGTTCTCGCTCGACCTGCGCTACTGGAACACGACCCTCGACGAGAACGAAGCTCCTGCTGCGGCCGACGTCTTCCAGGCCGGTTCGGCGTTCGTCGCGACCGCGAAGGTCACGTACTAA